The proteins below are encoded in one region of Tolumonas auensis DSM 9187:
- a CDS encoding sodium-dependent bicarbonate transport family permease, producing the protein MPDIVVLFFVFGLLAGLVKSELKLPSALYDSLSVFLLIAIGLKGGQGLAQQSVFSLAPQLLAVITLGIIQTLIAFSILKYLCRFDRANAAATAAHYGSVSVATFAVGSNWLMTKNIGFESQMAVFLAVMEIPAIMAGIILVRGVKKGTDWRQLAHETFFGKGVTLLLGGMIIGWIAGPDGLSSIKGLFFDLFKGALALFLMEMGLIVAKQVGDLRRNGIVIIAFGITMPLISAVLGMACGVLIGLSAGGITLLAVLAASASYIAVPATMRLAVPEANPALSLSAVLGITFPFNIIIGIPLYHHFAQMLTGVSL; encoded by the coding sequence ATGCCGGATATTGTAGTGCTTTTTTTTGTGTTCGGATTACTGGCCGGTCTGGTGAAGTCGGAGCTTAAATTACCTTCTGCACTTTATGATTCCTTGTCTGTGTTTTTACTGATAGCTATCGGTCTGAAAGGCGGTCAGGGTCTTGCACAACAATCTGTTTTTTCTCTGGCACCGCAGCTTCTGGCGGTCATTACATTAGGCATTATTCAGACACTGATCGCATTTTCCATTCTCAAGTATTTATGCCGTTTCGACCGGGCTAACGCAGCTGCAACAGCAGCCCACTATGGTTCAGTCAGTGTTGCTACTTTCGCGGTAGGCTCTAACTGGCTGATGACAAAGAACATCGGGTTTGAATCGCAGATGGCGGTCTTTCTGGCGGTGATGGAAATTCCCGCCATCATGGCAGGCATTATTCTGGTCCGCGGTGTTAAAAAAGGCACTGACTGGCGACAACTCGCGCATGAAACCTTTTTCGGCAAAGGCGTCACGTTACTGCTGGGTGGGATGATCATCGGATGGATTGCTGGTCCGGACGGACTTTCATCCATCAAAGGTTTGTTTTTCGACCTCTTCAAAGGTGCACTGGCGCTGTTCCTGATGGAAATGGGGTTGATTGTTGCAAAGCAAGTGGGCGATCTGCGCCGGAATGGCATCGTGATCATCGCATTTGGTATCACGATGCCGCTGATATCAGCGGTACTCGGTATGGCCTGTGGTGTTCTCATCGGATTATCCGCCGGAGGGATTACCTTGCTGGCCGTCCTGGCGGCAAGCGCTTCCTATATTGCGGTTCCGGCAACGATGCGTTTAGCCGTACCGGAAGCAAACCCGGCGCTCTCTTTATCCGCAGTGCTTGGAATCACGTTCCCTTTCAACATTATCATCGGGATCCCCTTATATCACCATTTTGCGCAGATGCTGACCGGAGTGAGTTTATGA
- the nhaR gene encoding transcriptional activator NhaR, with protein MLNYKQLYYFWNVAKTGSITRTAEKLHLTPQTISGQLAEFERNLGVDLFRRTGKRFELTTAGKMALSHADDLFQIGNELEQLLRHGVNSSEQSFRIGIADAVPRSLAYQLLAPVISLPVPVRLVCHEDKLDRLFAELAIHKLDLVIADQPLPSELGVKGYNHELGRCSVTFCAVPELAERYAPGFPSSLNNAPMLLPGDKTSMQALLDRWFSKCQIHPHIIGKFDDSALMKAFGKAGAGIFPVPSVMVDEVRAQYGADVLGVIPDALIRYYAISVERRITHPAVLAVSQAAKKILFTEKNAER; from the coding sequence ATGCTGAACTATAAGCAGCTCTACTATTTCTGGAATGTCGCCAAAACCGGAAGTATTACCCGTACCGCAGAAAAACTGCACCTGACTCCGCAAACAATCAGTGGTCAGTTGGCCGAATTTGAACGAAACCTGGGCGTTGATCTGTTCCGCCGAACCGGAAAACGCTTCGAGCTGACAACGGCCGGTAAAATGGCGTTATCACATGCGGATGATCTGTTTCAGATCGGTAACGAGCTGGAGCAATTACTGCGTCATGGCGTGAACAGCAGTGAACAGTCGTTCCGGATTGGTATTGCCGATGCGGTTCCGAGATCGCTGGCATATCAGTTGCTGGCTCCGGTTATCTCTCTTCCTGTACCGGTACGCCTTGTTTGTCATGAAGATAAACTGGATCGGTTATTCGCGGAATTGGCAATTCATAAGCTGGATCTGGTGATTGCAGATCAGCCGTTACCCTCTGAGCTGGGAGTGAAGGGATATAATCACGAGCTGGGCCGCTGCTCTGTCACTTTTTGTGCGGTACCGGAGCTGGCAGAACGATATGCTCCGGGATTTCCATCTTCTTTAAATAATGCCCCCATGTTATTGCCGGGTGATAAAACCTCGATGCAGGCATTGCTCGATCGCTGGTTCAGTAAATGTCAGATCCACCCGCATATTATTGGTAAATTTGATGACAGTGCGCTGATGAAAGCATTCGGCAAAGCCGGTGCCGGGATATTTCCGGTGCCGTCAGTGATGGTGGATGAAGTCAGAGCACAATATGGTGCCGATGTTCTGGGTGTCATACCTGACGCGCTTATCCGGTATTACGCCATATCCGTTGAACGTCGTATTACACATCCGGCAGTTCTGGCGGTCAGTCAGGCGGCGAAAAAAATATTATTTACAGAGAAAAATGCAGAGCGTTAA
- the dusC gene encoding tRNA dihydrouridine(16) synthase DusC, with translation MSSPLSSLTVSPGRVILAPMEGVLDSLLREILTAVNHYDLCVTEFVRVVDQLLTRKTLYRLCPELLHGGKTTSGTPVRVQLLGQHPQWLAENAVLATELGSPGIDINFGCPARRVNNSCGGAALLKEPESIYRILRTVRDALPAEQLLSAKVRLGWSSPDECHEIIDAVIQGGAGELAIHARTKEDGYKADAIKWEWINTLRPKINIPLIANGEIWNAADAMRCRQITGCNDLMVGRGALQLPNLGAVIAKNATAMMWSEVMGLLLQYADAALQQPRSDYLPSRLKQWLVFLKQQYPEAAELFMSIRTVHDTSAFVEQLNAAKTKRA, from the coding sequence ATGTCATCACCATTATCATCACTGACCGTATCACCAGGCCGGGTCATTCTTGCACCGATGGAAGGGGTGCTGGATTCTTTGCTGCGGGAAATTCTGACCGCCGTTAACCATTATGACCTCTGCGTCACCGAATTTGTGCGGGTGGTTGATCAGCTGCTGACCCGTAAGACGCTGTATCGCCTTTGTCCGGAATTATTACATGGTGGAAAAACGACCAGCGGTACTCCGGTAAGAGTTCAGCTGCTGGGGCAGCATCCGCAGTGGCTGGCTGAAAATGCAGTATTAGCGACAGAATTAGGTTCTCCCGGTATTGATATCAACTTTGGCTGTCCGGCTCGCAGAGTCAATAACTCATGCGGCGGCGCGGCATTACTGAAAGAACCGGAAAGTATTTATCGGATCCTGCGTACTGTCCGTGATGCCTTACCTGCGGAGCAGCTATTATCTGCCAAAGTCAGACTTGGCTGGAGTTCGCCGGATGAATGTCACGAGATCATTGATGCGGTAATACAGGGCGGAGCAGGTGAACTGGCAATTCATGCGCGCACCAAAGAAGATGGTTACAAAGCCGATGCCATTAAGTGGGAATGGATAAACACATTACGTCCAAAAATTAACATTCCGCTGATAGCGAACGGCGAGATCTGGAATGCGGCAGATGCTATGCGTTGCCGGCAGATAACAGGCTGCAATGATCTGATGGTCGGGCGGGGCGCATTGCAATTACCTAATCTTGGCGCAGTAATAGCAAAAAATGCAACGGCAATGATGTGGTCAGAAGTAATGGGATTATTGCTGCAGTATGCTGACGCGGCATTACAGCAACCCCGATCGGATTATTTACCGAGCCGGTTAAAACAATGGCTGGTCTTCCTGAAACAGCAATATCCGGAAGCAGCAGAGCTCTTTATGTCGATACGTACAGTACATGATACTTCGGCATTTGTTGAACAACTTAACGCTGCTAAAACAAAGCGGGCCTGA
- the rnt gene encoding ribonuclease T, translated as MCLKERFRGYYPVVIDVETAGFNPKTDALLEMAATTLKMDQDGWLSLDQTIHFHVEPFEGANIEKAAIDFNGIDPFNPLRGAVSEYDALHETFKIIRKGMKAEGCNRAIVVAHNATFDHSFMMAASERASLKRNPFHPFATFDTAALAGLALGQTVLAKACQTAAIPFDNNEAHSALYDTERTAELFCYIVNKWKSLGGWPLADSE; from the coding sequence ATGTGCTTGAAAGAACGCTTTCGCGGTTATTACCCGGTTGTGATTGATGTTGAAACTGCCGGGTTTAACCCGAAAACGGACGCATTGCTGGAAATGGCAGCGACAACTTTAAAAATGGATCAGGATGGCTGGTTATCACTGGATCAGACGATTCATTTCCATGTTGAACCTTTTGAAGGTGCCAACATTGAAAAAGCCGCCATTGATTTTAATGGTATTGATCCATTTAATCCGTTACGCGGAGCCGTCAGCGAATACGATGCGTTACATGAGACATTCAAAATCATTCGCAAAGGAATGAAAGCTGAAGGTTGTAATCGTGCCATCGTGGTTGCCCATAATGCGACGTTCGACCATAGCTTTATGATGGCCGCATCGGAACGTGCATCGCTGAAACGGAATCCATTCCATCCATTTGCAACTTTCGATACAGCGGCGCTAGCTGGTCTGGCATTAGGTCAGACTGTGCTGGCCAAAGCATGTCAGACAGCAGCTATTCCATTTGATAATAATGAAGCACATTCTGCGCTGTACGACACCGAGCGCACGGCAGAATTGTTCTGTTATATTGTAAACAAATGGAAATCACTCGGTGGCTGGCCACTGGCGGATTCAGAATGA
- the uraA gene encoding uracil permease: protein MRRQIIQVDERPPLLQSIPLSLQHLFAMFGASVLVPMLFKIDPGTVLLFNGIGTLIYLILCQGKVPAYLGSSFAFLSPVFAVMTTLSYEAALGGFIASGLIFISVALIIKTFGYRWIDVVFPPAAMGAIVAIIGLELAPVAADMAGLTAKTLDASTVTVSMFTFGVVVFGSVLFRGFLGVIPILIAIVAGYLLALSMGMVKFDAVNTASVFSVPTFYTPVLNWGAIITVLPAAFVVIAEHIGHFIVTEKIIGKDLKKDPGLHRSLMGDGVSTTLSGFFGSVPTTTYGENIGVMAITRVYSVWVIGGAAVISIVMAFLGKFTAIIGSIPVAVMGGVSLLLFGVIAASGIRILVESKVDYSKPKNLILTSIVLIVGLSGAHIEVGTVSLKGMALATLLAIVVSLLFSLFEKMGLMSTQEIREP, encoded by the coding sequence GTGCGCAGACAGATTATTCAGGTTGATGAACGCCCGCCGTTGCTTCAATCCATTCCGTTAAGCCTGCAACATTTATTCGCCATGTTCGGCGCATCCGTTCTTGTGCCGATGCTGTTCAAAATCGATCCGGGTACTGTATTGTTATTCAACGGTATTGGTACGTTGATTTACCTGATACTGTGTCAGGGTAAAGTGCCTGCCTATCTGGGTTCCAGTTTTGCATTTCTGTCGCCTGTATTTGCTGTAATGACCACACTTAGCTATGAAGCTGCACTGGGTGGCTTTATTGCTTCTGGTCTTATCTTTATCTCGGTTGCCTTAATTATTAAAACCTTTGGTTATCGCTGGATTGATGTGGTTTTCCCTCCGGCAGCAATGGGCGCTATCGTTGCGATCATCGGTCTGGAGCTGGCACCGGTTGCTGCTGATATGGCCGGATTAACTGCAAAAACTCTGGATGCTTCCACGGTAACAGTTTCTATGTTCACCTTCGGTGTGGTGGTGTTTGGTTCCGTTCTGTTCCGTGGTTTCCTGGGCGTTATCCCGATCCTGATTGCTATTGTTGCCGGTTATTTGCTGGCTCTGTCGATGGGCATGGTGAAGTTTGATGCCGTGAATACCGCATCTGTATTCTCTGTCCCGACGTTTTACACCCCTGTTCTGAACTGGGGCGCCATCATCACTGTTTTACCTGCGGCGTTCGTTGTAATTGCAGAGCATATCGGTCACTTTATCGTGACTGAAAAAATCATCGGCAAAGATCTGAAAAAAGACCCTGGTCTGCATCGTTCGCTGATGGGTGATGGCGTTTCGACTACACTGTCTGGTTTCTTTGGTTCAGTACCCACTACGACCTACGGTGAAAATATCGGTGTAATGGCCATTACCCGCGTTTACAGCGTCTGGGTTATTGGCGGTGCAGCGGTGATTTCTATCGTTATGGCATTCCTGGGTAAATTTACTGCGATCATTGGTAGTATCCCGGTAGCGGTAATGGGCGGTGTTTCCCTGCTGCTGTTCGGTGTTATCGCAGCGTCTGGTATCCGTATACTGGTTGAATCAAAAGTAGATTACAGCAAGCCGAAAAACCTGATCCTGACCTCTATCGTACTGATCGTCGGTTTATCTGGTGCGCATATCGAGGTAGGCACCGTTTCTCTGAAAGGGATGGCACTGGCTACTTTACTTGCGATTGTCGTAAGTCTGCTGTTTAGCCTGTTTGAAAAAATGGGCCTGATGAGCACGCAGGAAATCCGCGAACCTTAA
- the gloA gene encoding lactoylglutathione lyase, with translation MRILHTMLRVGNLERSIKFYTEVLGMKLLRQSDNEEYKYSLAFVGYGEETDEAVIELTYNWGVESYELGTAYGHIALEAEDIYATCDALRAAGAKITREPGPVKGGTTVIAFVEDPDGYKIELINKKDAGKGLGA, from the coding sequence ATGCGCATTCTGCATACCATGTTACGTGTTGGTAATTTAGAACGTTCTATTAAGTTTTATACTGAAGTCTTAGGTATGAAATTACTGCGTCAGAGTGACAACGAAGAGTACAAATACTCTCTGGCCTTCGTTGGTTATGGTGAAGAAACGGATGAAGCCGTCATTGAGTTGACTTATAACTGGGGCGTTGAAAGCTATGAGCTGGGTACTGCTTATGGTCACATTGCTCTGGAAGCGGAAGATATTTATGCCACTTGCGATGCACTTCGTGCTGCTGGTGCGAAAATCACCCGTGAACCCGGCCCGGTAAAAGGCGGTACTACGGTTATCGCTTTTGTTGAAGATCCGGATGGTTACAAGATCGAGCTGATTAACAAGAAAGATGCTGGCAAAGGTCTGGGCGCTTAA
- the nth gene encoding endonuclease III has protein sequence MNKDKRRQILERLREANPNPTTELEYTSPFELLISVILSAQATDVSVNKATAKLYPVANTPEAIQALGVDGLKSYIKTIGLYNAKAENIIKTCAILLEKHNGEVPENRAALEALPGVGRKTANVVLNTAFDWPTIAVDTHIFRVANRTGFAPGKDVNEVEEKLLRHVPAEFKLDVHHWLILHGRYTCIARKPRCGSCLIEDLCEYKQKTEPEE, from the coding sequence ATGAATAAAGACAAACGTCGTCAGATCCTTGAGCGCTTGCGGGAAGCCAATCCAAATCCAACGACGGAGCTGGAATACACTTCTCCGTTTGAGCTACTGATTTCCGTTATTTTGTCGGCGCAGGCTACGGATGTCAGTGTCAATAAAGCCACGGCGAAGTTATATCCGGTCGCCAATACCCCTGAAGCCATTCAGGCACTGGGCGTTGATGGGTTGAAGAGCTACATTAAAACGATCGGACTGTATAACGCCAAAGCAGAAAACATCATAAAAACCTGCGCGATCTTGCTGGAAAAACATAACGGCGAAGTACCGGAAAACAGAGCCGCACTGGAAGCGTTACCGGGGGTCGGGCGTAAAACAGCGAATGTGGTGCTGAATACGGCGTTTGACTGGCCAACCATTGCAGTGGATACCCATATATTCCGGGTTGCGAACCGTACGGGTTTTGCACCGGGAAAAGATGTTAACGAAGTCGAAGAGAAATTACTCAGACATGTTCCGGCTGAATTTAAACTGGATGTGCATCACTGGCTGATTTTACATGGTCGCTATACCTGCATAGCCCGCAAGCCGCGTTGTGGTTCTTGTCTGATTGAAGATTTATGTGAATATAAACAGAAAACTGAACCAGAGGAGTGA
- a CDS encoding electron transport complex subunit E, whose amino-acid sequence MESSPKGCHDLSPQQKVSGNGFTEIAKQGLWKNNPILVQVLGLCPTLAVTNSAANALGMGIATMLVLTLSNLGISLFRRWIPTEIRIPIYVLLIAAIVTCLQLVMNAYVYELYKSLGIFIALIVTNCIVAGRAEAFASQNSPLKSAFDGFMMGMGFAVTLFVLGSIREILGQGTLFAGADVLFGSWASALRVDVYHSDTTFLLAILPPGAFLVLGFLIAAKNALNARFARRKAPVRAQVERVRVTTF is encoded by the coding sequence ATGGAATCTTCACCGAAAGGGTGTCATGACCTCTCCCCGCAGCAAAAGGTCAGCGGAAACGGTTTTACTGAAATAGCCAAACAAGGTTTATGGAAAAACAATCCAATCCTGGTTCAGGTTCTTGGGCTGTGTCCTACGCTGGCTGTGACTAACTCTGCCGCAAACGCACTGGGTATGGGTATCGCCACTATGCTGGTACTCACACTCTCCAACTTAGGTATTTCTCTATTCCGGCGTTGGATCCCGACGGAGATCCGTATTCCGATCTATGTATTATTGATCGCGGCAATTGTGACCTGCCTGCAACTAGTGATGAATGCCTACGTTTATGAGTTATATAAATCGCTGGGTATCTTTATCGCCTTGATCGTGACCAACTGTATTGTTGCCGGACGAGCTGAAGCATTCGCCAGCCAGAATAGTCCGCTGAAATCTGCATTTGACGGCTTCATGATGGGAATGGGATTCGCTGTTACACTCTTTGTACTGGGTAGTATCCGGGAAATTCTGGGTCAGGGAACATTATTCGCAGGCGCTGACGTTCTGTTCGGTTCATGGGCCTCGGCACTGCGCGTTGATGTTTATCACAGCGACACTACGTTCCTGCTGGCGATTCTGCCGCCGGGCGCATTTCTGGTGCTGGGTTTCCTTATCGCAGCCAAAAATGCCCTGAATGCACGCTTTGCCCGGAGAAAAGCTCCTGTCAGAGCACAGGTTGAACGTGTCCGGGTAACCACTTTCTGA
- the rsxG gene encoding electron transport complex subunit RsxG, which produces MLKSMQKNGLRLSFFALICTGAIVFTDYKTHDVIAAQQQSQQQQILGSMLPTGSYDHDLNQECRLLTSDYLGNSRSHPVYLARKNGAITGYIIESVAPDGYSGSIRLLTGVSTDAEIQRVEVLEHHETPGLGDKIERSKNSWIDGFNHQKLPVENDALWAVKKDGGQFDSFTGATITPRAIVKQLKNVLLLVQQHPELIEQAPACEAK; this is translated from the coding sequence ATGCTGAAATCGATGCAAAAAAATGGCCTGCGGTTAAGCTTCTTTGCTTTGATCTGTACCGGTGCCATTGTTTTTACTGATTACAAAACACACGATGTCATTGCCGCACAACAACAATCCCAGCAACAACAAATTCTGGGCAGCATGCTGCCAACTGGCTCGTACGATCATGACTTAAATCAGGAATGTCGGTTACTGACCTCTGATTATCTGGGAAACAGCCGTTCTCATCCGGTTTATTTGGCTCGTAAAAATGGCGCCATTACGGGCTATATTATTGAATCAGTTGCTCCTGATGGTTATAGCGGTTCTATCCGTTTACTGACCGGCGTAAGCACAGATGCTGAAATTCAGCGGGTAGAAGTACTTGAACATCATGAAACGCCGGGCTTAGGCGATAAAATTGAACGCAGTAAAAACAGCTGGATAGACGGGTTTAATCACCAGAAATTACCGGTTGAAAATGACGCACTGTGGGCGGTAAAAAAAGATGGCGGACAATTTGATAGTTTTACCGGTGCCACCATCACCCCGCGGGCGATTGTTAAACAGTTGAAAAATGTTTTATTGCTGGTGCAGCAGCATCCTGAACTCATTGAACAGGCCCCGGCCTGTGAGGCGAAATAA
- the rsxD gene encoding electron transport complex subunit RsxD, with amino-acid sequence MSFAIAVSPHGHSQKSTSSVMRLTLLALVPGIAAQCYLFGWGVLFQLGLAILTALVSEAVILRMRNYVVSASLKDSSALLTAALIAVAIPPLLPWWMVVLATAFAIIIAKQLYGGLGQNPFNPAMVGYVLLLVSFPAPMTNWMAPQAVTAQLLSPAETAAVIFQGKTSEGLTNYQLKTLVDGSTMATPLDHLKTESKRGHSVDTLVTSANFTAVSHEGWRWINLSFLAGGILLFMLRLIPWQTPVAMLGTLAAASALAHYLAPAQFAMPEIELLSGATMLGAFFIITDPVTSSTTSRGRLVFGALVGGLVFIIRHFGGYPDGVAFSVLLCNILVPLIDKYSQSRVYGH; translated from the coding sequence ATGTCATTTGCGATTGCCGTTTCACCACATGGTCATAGCCAGAAAAGCACTAGCAGTGTTATGCGACTGACACTGCTGGCGTTAGTTCCGGGTATTGCTGCGCAATGCTACCTGTTCGGCTGGGGCGTATTATTTCAGCTTGGGCTGGCCATCTTGACCGCGCTTGTGTCTGAAGCTGTCATTCTGCGCATGCGGAATTATGTTGTATCCGCGTCGTTGAAAGACAGCAGTGCCCTGCTGACTGCAGCACTGATCGCCGTTGCAATCCCGCCATTACTACCCTGGTGGATGGTAGTGTTAGCTACTGCATTCGCCATCATTATTGCCAAGCAATTGTATGGTGGTCTTGGCCAGAATCCATTTAATCCGGCCATGGTCGGTTACGTCCTGTTACTGGTCTCTTTCCCGGCCCCAATGACAAACTGGATGGCACCTCAGGCTGTGACCGCACAACTGCTGTCTCCGGCCGAAACCGCTGCGGTTATCTTTCAGGGTAAAACCAGTGAAGGACTGACAAATTATCAACTAAAAACGCTGGTTGATGGATCCACAATGGCAACACCACTGGATCATCTGAAAACCGAATCAAAACGCGGACATTCAGTTGATACTCTGGTTACTTCCGCGAATTTTACGGCAGTTAGTCATGAGGGCTGGCGCTGGATTAATCTGAGCTTTCTGGCTGGTGGCATTTTGTTATTTATGCTGCGACTTATCCCATGGCAGACACCCGTTGCCATGCTCGGTACGCTCGCTGCGGCCAGTGCGCTGGCGCATTATCTGGCGCCGGCTCAATTTGCTATGCCGGAAATCGAGTTACTGAGTGGTGCAACAATGCTGGGGGCTTTCTTTATCATTACTGATCCGGTAACCAGCAGCACAACGTCCCGGGGGCGCCTTGTTTTTGGTGCATTGGTCGGGGGATTAGTCTTTATTATCCGCCATTTTGGTGGCTATCCGGATGGTGTGGCGTTCTCGGTATTGCTTTGTAATATTCTGGTGCCATTGATCGACAAATACAGCCAGTCACGCGTTTACGGACACTAA
- the rsxC gene encoding electron transport complex subunit RsxC, producing the protein MSIINIISKIRKGKIWDFHGGLHPDEHKRESSETPLVDAGIPPFLVIPIKQHSGRIGRLLVKVGERVLAGQQLTASDHPMEVPVHASTSGVITAIELHTVAHPSGLSEPCIHIKPDGLDQWRECEPWPDFHQYDSIQLFERIRQAGIAGLGGAGFPTYAKLSVAREKAEIVIINGAECEPYITADDRLMREHAREILEGIEIIKHILRPTITIIAIEDNKPEAISAFLLNPLPDDVIVRVIPTKYPSGSARQLIEILTGRQVPSGGRSLSMGVVMVNVGTTYAIRQAIIEDEPLVRRVVTLTGTQFKKPGNAWVRLGSSVRWLLAQFSLIPEPRQRVIMGGSMMGFTLPHADVPVVKITNCLLAPSVAELPPRDDEMNCIRCSKCAEVCPVKLLPQQLYWYSKAGDHENAEKYNLSDCIECGACAWVCPSNIPLVHYYRQEKAEIQHLREEAAQAERAKLRFEAKKLRLEEERRAREAHVPPVAARPLSSAEADPVAAAIMRLKAQQNKTAPADADMRSEREARKAQAIQHQTEKAHLPAATGTAVPADDARKAAVAAALARAKARKAEIAAGESASVSANADAPTASADAESIKKAAVAAAIARVKAKKAESEQSAEAAKSDTTVTPDDPDAARKAAVAAAIARAKAKKLQAEQPVATSAEISAEPADPEAAKKAAVAAAIARVKAKKAQAEAEAAQNKEQQE; encoded by the coding sequence ATGAGTATTATCAATATCATCAGCAAAATCCGTAAGGGCAAGATCTGGGACTTCCATGGTGGCCTGCATCCGGATGAGCATAAGCGTGAATCAAGTGAAACACCGTTGGTCGATGCCGGCATCCCCCCTTTTCTGGTTATTCCGATCAAACAACATAGCGGCAGAATCGGACGTTTGCTGGTTAAAGTGGGTGAACGTGTATTAGCCGGGCAGCAACTGACTGCCAGTGATCATCCAATGGAAGTGCCGGTGCATGCCAGCACTTCCGGAGTTATTACCGCGATTGAGCTGCACACCGTCGCGCATCCATCCGGATTAAGTGAACCTTGTATTCACATTAAGCCTGATGGTCTTGATCAATGGCGTGAATGTGAGCCGTGGCCTGATTTCCACCAGTATGATTCGATTCAACTCTTTGAGCGTATCCGACAGGCAGGTATTGCAGGCCTTGGTGGTGCCGGTTTTCCTACTTACGCCAAATTAAGTGTTGCGCGTGAAAAAGCCGAGATTGTGATTATCAACGGTGCTGAATGTGAGCCTTACATTACAGCAGATGACCGTCTGATGCGTGAGCATGCAAGAGAGATCCTGGAAGGTATTGAGATCATCAAGCATATTCTGCGTCCGACTATTACCATTATTGCCATTGAAGATAATAAACCAGAGGCTATTTCTGCTTTTCTGCTCAACCCCTTGCCTGATGATGTGATTGTGCGTGTTATCCCGACGAAATATCCGTCAGGAAGTGCTCGTCAGCTGATCGAAATCCTGACGGGAAGACAAGTTCCGTCTGGCGGTCGTTCACTGTCAATGGGTGTCGTCATGGTTAATGTGGGTACAACCTACGCAATCCGGCAAGCCATCATCGAAGATGAACCGCTGGTCCGCCGGGTTGTTACATTAACCGGCACACAATTTAAAAAACCCGGTAATGCCTGGGTACGTTTAGGTTCTTCCGTTCGCTGGTTACTGGCTCAGTTCTCATTGATCCCGGAGCCGCGTCAGCGCGTGATCATGGGTGGCTCAATGATGGGCTTTACCCTGCCGCATGCTGATGTGCCGGTAGTCAAAATCACCAACTGTCTGCTGGCGCCCAGTGTGGCTGAGTTGCCGCCGCGTGACGATGAAATGAACTGCATTCGTTGCAGTAAATGTGCGGAAGTGTGCCCGGTAAAACTGCTGCCACAACAGCTCTATTGGTACAGCAAAGCCGGTGACCACGAGAATGCTGAAAAATACAATTTATCTGATTGTATTGAATGTGGTGCCTGCGCATGGGTATGTCCGAGCAATATTCCGCTGGTACATTACTACCGTCAGGAAAAAGCGGAAATCCAGCATCTTCGGGAAGAAGCCGCTCAAGCCGAACGAGCAAAATTACGCTTTGAAGCAAAGAAACTACGTCTGGAAGAAGAACGCCGGGCCCGTGAGGCGCATGTTCCGCCTGTAGCGGCACGTCCGCTATCGTCAGCGGAGGCAGATCCTGTTGCTGCAGCCATTATGCGACTTAAGGCCCAGCAGAATAAAACTGCCCCGGCCGATGCAGATATGCGGTCAGAACGGGAAGCCCGTAAAGCTCAGGCTATACAGCACCAGACTGAAAAAGCACACCTCCCGGCGGCAACAGGTACAGCTGTTCCTGCCGATGATGCCCGCAAAGCCGCAGTGGCTGCAGCTTTAGCCAGAGCCAAAGCGCGTAAAGCAGAAATTGCTGCTGGTGAATCTGCCTCTGTATCAGCAAATGCCGATGCTCCGACTGCATCCGCTGATGCTGAAAGTATCAAGAAGGCGGCTGTGGCGGCGGCGATCGCCAGAGTGAAAGCCAAAAAAGCAGAATCTGAGCAATCCGCGGAAGCCGCTAAGTCTGACACAACGGTGACGCCGGATGATCCGGATGCTGCCAGAAAGGCCGCTGTCGCTGCAGCGATTGCGAGAGCCAAAGCGAAGAAATTGCAGGCAGAGCAGCCTGTCGCTACTTCAGCAGAAATATCAGCCGAACCTGCAGATCCCGAAGCAGCAAAGAAAGCAGCTGTGGCCGCCGCGATTGCCAGAGTAAAGGCAAAGAAAGCGCAGGCTGAAGCTGAGGCCGCCCAGAACAAAGAACAACAGGAATAA